The following are from one region of the Stanieria sp. NIES-3757 genome:
- a CDS encoding Glyoxalase/bleomycin resistance protein/dioxygenase produces MTITLNHTIVPARDKKASAEFFARIFDLKVESTVGHFAAVRVNDTLTLDFADEDEFDSHHYAFHVSDEEFDVIFERVREAGLEYSSDPMHQNKGQINHRKEGRGFYFYDPNGHNLELLTRA; encoded by the coding sequence ATGACGATTACTTTAAATCACACCATCGTACCTGCACGAGATAAAAAAGCATCAGCAGAGTTCTTTGCACGTATTTTTGATCTAAAAGTTGAGTCAACTGTAGGTCACTTCGCTGCTGTGCGTGTCAATGATACGCTGACCTTAGACTTTGCTGATGAAGACGAATTTGACTCACATCATTATGCGTTTCATGTGAGCGATGAAGAATTTGATGTCATTTTCGAACGGGTACGAGAGGCTGGTCTTGAATATAGTAGTGACCCAATGCACCAGAATAAAGGACAGATTAACCACCGAAAAGAAGGACGCGGATTTTATTTTTACGATCCCAATGGTCATAATTTAGAATTGCTGACTCGTGCTTAA
- a CDS encoding uroporphyrinogen decarboxylase translates to MTGSPETPLLLRAARGEVLDRPPVWMMRQAGRYMKVYRDLRDKYPGFRERSENPEIAIEISLQPWRAFQPDGVIMFSDILTPLPGIGIDFDIVESKGPLFETPIRTQAQVDRLHPLNPDESLPFIKTILQSLRAEVGNQSTVLGFVGAPWTLAAYAIEGKSSKNYSVIKGMAFSEPAMLHQFLSKLADAIANYVRYQIDCGAQVVQMFDSWAGELSPQDYEVFALPYQQQVVRQVKETHPDTPLILYISGSAGVLERMGKSGVDLVSVDWTVDMAEARQRLGKDMNVQGNIDPGVLFGSHDFIRQRILDTIRKAGNRGHILNLGHGVLVGTPEDNVRFFFETAKQADQLMAVHA, encoded by the coding sequence ATGACAGGTTCACCAGAAACTCCTTTATTATTACGTGCTGCTCGTGGTGAAGTATTAGATCGTCCTCCTGTTTGGATGATGCGTCAAGCGGGTAGATATATGAAAGTATATAGAGATTTACGGGATAAGTACCCAGGATTTCGGGAAAGATCGGAAAATCCTGAGATTGCTATTGAAATTTCTTTGCAACCCTGGCGAGCATTTCAACCCGATGGGGTGATTATGTTTTCTGATATTCTAACTCCTCTACCAGGAATTGGTATTGATTTTGATATTGTTGAAAGTAAAGGTCCTTTATTTGAAACTCCTATTCGTACTCAAGCACAAGTAGATCGATTACATCCTCTCAATCCAGATGAATCTTTACCTTTTATCAAAACTATTTTGCAAAGTTTACGTGCTGAAGTTGGGAATCAATCGACTGTTTTAGGTTTTGTTGGTGCGCCTTGGACTTTAGCTGCTTACGCAATTGAGGGTAAAAGTTCCAAAAATTATTCCGTGATCAAAGGAATGGCATTTTCTGAACCTGCGATGTTACATCAGTTTCTGAGTAAATTAGCAGATGCGATCGCAAATTATGTGCGTTATCAAATCGATTGTGGCGCGCAGGTAGTTCAAATGTTCGATTCATGGGCAGGAGAATTAAGTCCCCAAGATTATGAAGTTTTTGCTCTACCCTATCAACAGCAAGTAGTTCGTCAAGTTAAAGAAACTCATCCCGACACACCTTTAATTCTTTATATCAGTGGCAGTGCTGGTGTTTTAGAAAGAATGGGTAAGTCTGGAGTAGATCTTGTCAGTGTCGACTGGACAGTTGACATGGCAGAAGCTAGACAGAGATTAGGCAAAGACATGAATGTTCAAGGTAATATCGATCCTGGTGTCTTATTTGGTTCACACGATTTTATTCGTCAACGTATTTTAGATACAATTCGCAAAGCAGGAAATCGGGGTCATATTCTCAATTTGGGACATGGAGTTTTAGTCGGTACTCCTGAAGATAATGTTCGTTTCTTTTTTGAAACTGCCAAACAAGCGGATCAACTAATGGCTGTTCATGCCTAA
- a CDS encoding serine/threonine protein kinase, giving the protein MDYLSEILPGTLIERRYRVKKILGQGGMGRAYLVADEQRFNKLCVLKEFAPQDLEANFVNKSRELFEREARVLNKINHPQIPEFLGCFTESGRLLLVQEYIDGYTYAQLLQQRQQEGKTFLETEVIQWLKDLLPVLSYIHAHNIIHRDISPDNVMLPFGSNKPMLIDFGLVNRQAITQLTSSSNLPQAPTAVGKIGYSPSEQINEGKYYFNSDLYALAVTALVLLIGKHPQTFFDNFKLKWYWRDFVTVGEDFGNILDKMLARIPQDRYQTAQEVLIALSTIYPDNYSFASLTPTTFLEPCPSSQDEDYPFETTVDSIKNKTKSTKIFALICLLVFVISLMLLWQSPYINGLCNMLNNCVEKRDLE; this is encoded by the coding sequence GTGGACTATCTATCAGAGATATTACCAGGAACTTTAATCGAACGACGCTACCGAGTTAAAAAAATTCTAGGACAAGGTGGAATGGGTCGTGCCTACTTAGTAGCAGACGAACAACGTTTTAACAAGCTTTGTGTGCTTAAAGAGTTCGCTCCGCAAGATTTAGAAGCAAATTTTGTTAATAAATCGCGAGAATTGTTTGAAAGAGAAGCAAGAGTCTTAAATAAAATCAATCATCCCCAAATTCCTGAGTTTTTAGGCTGTTTTACCGAATCAGGACGATTATTACTGGTACAAGAGTATATTGATGGTTATACCTATGCCCAATTACTACAACAACGGCAACAAGAAGGAAAAACTTTTTTAGAAACTGAAGTAATTCAATGGCTTAAAGATTTACTACCAGTATTAAGTTACATCCACGCTCATAATATTATTCATCGTGATATTAGTCCTGATAATGTTATGCTTCCTTTTGGCTCAAACAAGCCAATGCTGATTGATTTTGGTCTAGTTAATAGACAAGCTATTACTCAACTAACTTCTTCTTCTAATTTGCCACAAGCACCAACGGCTGTAGGGAAAATTGGTTATTCTCCAAGCGAACAAATTAATGAAGGCAAATACTATTTTAATAGTGATCTTTATGCCTTAGCTGTTACTGCTTTAGTCTTATTAATTGGTAAACATCCTCAAACTTTTTTTGATAATTTTAAGCTGAAATGGTATTGGCGAGATTTTGTGACCGTAGGAGAAGATTTTGGAAATATTCTTGATAAAATGCTAGCAAGAATTCCTCAAGATCGTTATCAAACGGCTCAAGAAGTTTTAATTGCTTTATCAACAATTTATCCTGATAATTATTCTTTTGCTTCCTTAACTCCAACAACTTTTCTAGAACCTTGTCCTAGTAGTCAAGATGAAGATTACCCTTTTGAAACTACAGTTGATTCAATTAAAAATAAAACTAAATCAACTAAAATATTTGCCTTAATTTGTTTATTAGTTTTTGTAATTAGCTTGATGTTGCTTTGGCAGTCTCCTTATATTAATGGCTTATGTAATATGCTTAATAATTGTGTAGAAAAAAGAGATTTAGAATAG
- a CDS encoding Uracil phosphoribosyltransferase codes for MPVRVVEILSAEEIRRTLTRLASEIVEKSGNLSEIVLLGIYTRGASLANLLAQQIEMLENIKVPIGAIDITFYRDDLDKISVRTPEKTKIPVDLTGKTVVLVDDVIYKGRTIRAALNAVTEYGRPESIRLVVLVDRGHRELPIHPDFTGKKLPTAKEEQVKVYLQSVDGRDGVELIRGDDNN; via the coding sequence ATGCCTGTTAGGGTTGTTGAGATTCTCTCTGCTGAAGAAATTCGTCGTACTTTGACTCGTCTGGCTTCCGAGATCGTCGAAAAATCTGGTAATCTGAGTGAAATAGTTTTGCTTGGTATTTATACTAGAGGAGCTTCTCTTGCCAATCTATTGGCACAGCAAATCGAGATGTTAGAAAACATTAAAGTGCCAATTGGAGCGATCGATATTACTTTTTATCGAGATGATTTAGATAAAATCAGTGTCCGTACTCCTGAAAAAACTAAAATTCCTGTAGATTTAACTGGCAAAACCGTAGTATTAGTAGATGATGTAATCTATAAAGGTCGTACTATTCGCGCTGCTCTCAATGCAGTTACAGAATATGGTCGACCAGAATCGATCAGGTTAGTGGTATTAGTAGATCGGGGGCATCGAGAATTACCAATTCATCCTGATTTTACTGGTAAAAAATTACCAACTGCCAAAGAAGAACAAGTTAAAGTCTATCTGCAAAGTGTAGATGGTAGAGATGGAGTGGAATTGATTAGAGGTGACGACAATAACTAA
- a CDS encoding ABC transporter related encodes MAAAVIIEHLQKSYGDVLAVKDISFTVKPGEIFGLLGPNGAGKTTTIRCLCTLAKPDGGRIEVSGIPVIEKPKAARRRLGYVAQEVAIDKVLTGRELLELQAALYHLPQKTIKERINQLIEILGLSDYADKKTGTYSGGIRKRIDLAAGLLHQPEVLVLDEPTVGLDIESRMVVWNFLRKLKEAGTTVLITSHYLEEIDALADRLAIIDKGVVIDEGTPSELKDQIGGDRVTLRIREFTPDDEAAKAKHILESLPFVEEVIINTSQGNSLNLVVKSGENYLSKIEHSLAEINLPAFSLAQSRPSLDDVYLAATGQTLLDAELAAAGKRDEKKEKKQQMK; translated from the coding sequence ATGGCTGCTGCCGTTATTATTGAACATTTACAAAAAAGCTACGGAGATGTCTTAGCCGTAAAAGATATCTCTTTCACCGTTAAACCAGGAGAGATTTTTGGTTTACTAGGGCCAAATGGGGCAGGAAAAACTACTACTATTCGCTGTTTGTGTACTCTAGCTAAACCAGACGGGGGCAGAATTGAGGTAAGTGGAATTCCTGTAATAGAGAAACCCAAAGCTGCGAGAAGGAGATTAGGTTATGTCGCCCAAGAAGTTGCCATTGATAAGGTATTAACTGGCAGAGAATTATTAGAATTACAAGCTGCTCTTTATCATCTGCCCCAAAAAACTATCAAAGAAAGAATCAATCAGTTAATCGAAATACTGGGTTTAAGCGACTACGCTGATAAAAAAACTGGGACTTATTCGGGCGGTATTCGCAAACGTATTGATTTAGCAGCAGGATTGTTACATCAACCAGAAGTATTAGTTTTAGATGAACCAACTGTCGGTTTAGATATCGAAAGTCGGATGGTAGTGTGGAACTTTTTGCGTAAATTAAAAGAAGCTGGAACAACAGTTTTAATTACCAGCCACTATTTAGAAGAAATCGATGCTTTAGCCGATCGCTTGGCTATCATAGATAAAGGAGTCGTCATTGATGAGGGTACACCTTCAGAATTGAAAGATCAAATTGGTGGCGATCGCGTTACGCTACGAATTCGGGAATTTACTCCTGATGATGAAGCAGCCAAAGCTAAACATATTCTGGAATCCTTACCATTTGTGGAAGAAGTGATTATCAATACTTCTCAAGGAAATTCGCTCAATCTTGTTGTCAAGTCAGGTGAAAACTATCTGAGTAAAATCGAACATTCTTTAGCCGAAATCAATTTACCTGCTTTTAGTCTGGCGCAATCTCGTCCTAGTTTAGATGATGTTTATTTAGCTGCGACAGGACAAACTTTGTTGGATGCAGAATTAGCAGCAGCAGGAAAAAGAGATGAAAAGAAAGAAAAGAAACAACAAATGAAATAA
- a CDS encoding ABC-2 type transporter: MVTGKIETILAPTSTITQQSEEQNNALGDFLQETLALTKRLFIQLQRRPSTLMAGVIQPFMWLVLFGALFAKAPQGLFGNDLSYAKFLAPGVIVFTAFSGALNAGLPVMFDREFGFLNRLLVAPLASRYSIVAASTIYIITLAFIQTAVIVGASALLGAGLPGIAGLSAIALIVFLIVLGVTALSLGLAFALPGHIELIAVIFVTNLPLLFASTALAPMSFMADWLQVIASLNPLTYAIEPIRYVYLNGDWGINSIVMNTPWLDLSFSSVILVLLAFDALILLLIQPLLRRRFA; the protein is encoded by the coding sequence ATGGTTACAGGAAAAATTGAAACAATCTTAGCCCCTACTTCTACTATTACTCAGCAATCTGAAGAGCAAAACAATGCTCTAGGGGATTTTCTTCAAGAAACTTTAGCTTTAACCAAACGTCTATTTATTCAACTGCAACGTCGTCCTTCAACTTTGATGGCTGGTGTAATTCAACCGTTTATGTGGTTGGTATTATTTGGCGCACTATTTGCCAAAGCCCCCCAAGGATTATTTGGTAACGACCTCAGTTACGCTAAATTTCTCGCACCTGGAGTAATTGTTTTTACTGCCTTTTCTGGGGCATTGAATGCAGGTTTACCAGTGATGTTTGACCGCGAATTTGGCTTTCTCAATCGCTTATTAGTTGCACCTTTGGCTTCTCGTTATTCCATTGTGGCAGCTTCGACAATTTATATTATTACCCTGGCTTTTATTCAAACGGCGGTAATTGTCGGGGCAAGTGCTTTATTGGGTGCAGGGTTACCAGGAATTGCTGGACTAAGTGCGATCGCTTTAATTGTATTTTTGATTGTCTTGGGTGTCACTGCTTTAAGTTTGGGTTTGGCATTTGCTTTGCCTGGTCATATTGAATTAATTGCGGTGATCTTTGTGACAAATCTACCTTTATTATTTGCTAGTACTGCCCTTGCACCGATGAGTTTTATGGCAGATTGGCTACAAGTAATTGCTAGCCTTAATCCATTAACTTATGCGATCGAACCAATTCGCTATGTTTATCTTAATGGTGATTGGGGCATTAATAGTATCGTTATGAATACTCCTTGGTTGGATTTGAGTTTTAGCAGTGTAATTTTAGTTTTACTTGCTTTTGATGCTTTGATTTTGTTACTGATTCAACCTTTATTACGCCGTCGTTTTGCTTAA
- a CDS encoding putative serine/threonine kinase — protein MINLVGQSLQNSKYFLERELGRGSFGITYLATNLVLEREVAIKMLAPIWRQDSNLAEWVEQFQKEAKRLAKCSHPNIVRVLDFFVENGYPYIVMDYIRGQTLAQIVSDGNPLSETIAIEYIKQTGKALSAVHGQALLLHQDVKPNNLILCPDNQQVILIDFGIAREFKGEKLTNYKNLLSEGYAPIEQYLVDSPKTIATDIYGLAATLYTLLTGQIPPSAISRVHGCILEPPCQIRPELSQTVSEAVMWGMALAAENRPSCVSEWLARLTTDSNKVIFPVKSASRKLENPILGTSLLGRKMALLTGTTVFGLGSLLTVVLTNENFQTKQTIDNNSSFARESSQVQISSESSQLSPLPSQKLVSEQKLPVNSVSSSLKSNLQNNQPQTNLDVAESESRINQKSDAKYQEATTSVSSNQENPAPPSIPSSVTPQIFVNTKTSVNSKPAIFTSGKNNPSIQTQERSKPQIFSNSASVSVQNRQPEIFKNRKEQKIHKIKPTKKSKFIDKRRLKIRATRGKMK, from the coding sequence ATGATTAATCTTGTTGGTCAAAGCTTACAAAATAGTAAGTATTTTCTTGAGCGAGAATTAGGAAGAGGAAGTTTTGGTATTACTTATCTAGCTACCAATTTGGTTTTAGAGCGCGAGGTGGCAATCAAAATGCTCGCTCCTATTTGGAGACAAGATTCTAATTTGGCTGAATGGGTTGAGCAATTTCAAAAGGAAGCTAAAAGATTAGCTAAGTGTTCTCACCCTAATATTGTTCGAGTCCTTGATTTCTTTGTCGAAAATGGATATCCATACATTGTCATGGACTATATTCGGGGGCAAACTCTCGCTCAGATTGTTAGTGATGGCAATCCATTATCCGAAACTATCGCAATTGAGTATATCAAACAGACTGGGAAAGCATTAAGCGCAGTTCACGGGCAAGCTCTGCTACTACACCAAGATGTCAAGCCGAACAATTTGATTTTATGTCCAGATAACCAGCAGGTAATCTTGATTGACTTTGGTATTGCGCGGGAGTTTAAAGGCGAAAAGTTAACTAATTACAAGAATCTGCTTTCTGAAGGCTATGCACCTATCGAACAGTATCTGGTTGACTCACCAAAAACTATTGCGACCGATATTTATGGTTTGGCTGCTACTCTCTATACTCTTTTGACAGGTCAAATTCCACCTTCAGCAATATCGAGGGTTCACGGTTGTATTCTAGAACCTCCTTGCCAAATTCGCCCTGAATTAAGTCAGACAGTTAGTGAAGCTGTCATGTGGGGAATGGCATTAGCAGCAGAAAATCGTCCTAGTTGCGTATCTGAATGGTTAGCTAGGTTAACTACCGATTCTAATAAGGTGATCTTTCCTGTAAAATCAGCTTCGAGGAAACTGGAAAATCCAATTTTAGGAACGTCTTTGTTGGGTCGAAAAATGGCTCTTTTGACGGGAACAACAGTTTTCGGGCTAGGAAGTTTATTGACAGTTGTTTTGACTAATGAGAATTTCCAAACCAAACAAACCATAGACAACAATAGCTCTTTTGCTCGTGAATCTTCTCAAGTTCAAATATCATCAGAGTCATCACAATTATCACCACTACCGAGCCAAAAATTAGTTTCCGAGCAGAAATTGCCTGTTAATTCGGTATCTTCTTCTTTAAAATCTAATCTTCAAAATAATCAACCTCAAACCAATTTAGATGTAGCCGAATCAGAATCAAGGATAAATCAAAAAAGCGATGCTAAATATCAAGAAGCAACTACAAGTGTTTCATCAAACCAAGAAAATCCAGCGCCACCATCTATTCCTTCTTCGGTTACTCCCCAGATTTTTGTAAACACCAAGACATCAGTTAACTCTAAGCCGGCTATTTTTACTTCGGGCAAGAATAATCCTTCGATTCAAACACAAGAGCGGTCTAAACCTCAAATTTTTTCTAATTCTGCCTCAGTTTCTGTTCAAAATAGACAACCAGAAATTTTTAAGAACCGAAAAGAGCAAAAAATACATAAAATTAAACCAACCAAGAAGTCTAAATTTATTGATAAGCGTCGATTAAAGATTCGTGCAACCAGAGGCAAGATGAAATAA
- the psbA3_4 gene encoding photosystem II D1 protein: MTTTLQQSQTQGAWERFCQWITSTNNRIYIGWFGVLMIPTLLTATTCFIIAFIAAPPVDIDGIREPVAGSLLYGNNIISGAVVPSSNAIGLHFYPIWEAASLDEWLYNGGPYQLVVFHFLIGVFTYLGRQWELSYRLGMRPWICVAYSAPVSAATAVFLIYPLGQGSFSDGMPLGISGTFNFMFVFQAEHNILMHPFHMLGVAGVFGGSLFSAMHGSLVTSSLVRETTETESQNYGYKFGQEEETYNIVAAHGYFGRLIFQYASFNNSRSLHFFLGAWPVIGIWFTAMGISTMAFNLNGFNFNQSIMDSQGHVVNTWADILNRANLGFEVMHERNAHNFPLDLASGDIAPVALTAPAING; this comes from the coding sequence ATGACTACAACACTACAACAAAGCCAAACCCAAGGAGCTTGGGAACGCTTTTGTCAGTGGATCACCAGCACCAACAACCGTATCTACATCGGTTGGTTCGGTGTACTGATGATCCCCACGCTCTTAACCGCAACTACTTGCTTCATCATTGCCTTCATCGCTGCGCCTCCAGTAGACATTGATGGCATCCGTGAGCCTGTAGCAGGTTCTCTGTTATACGGAAACAACATCATCTCTGGTGCAGTTGTACCTTCTTCTAACGCAATTGGTCTTCACTTCTACCCCATCTGGGAAGCAGCTTCCTTAGATGAGTGGTTATACAATGGTGGCCCTTACCAGTTAGTAGTATTCCACTTCTTAATTGGTGTATTCACCTACTTAGGTCGTCAGTGGGAACTATCCTACCGCTTAGGAATGCGTCCTTGGATCTGTGTAGCATACAGTGCGCCAGTATCTGCTGCTACCGCAGTCTTCTTAATCTATCCTTTAGGACAAGGTTCTTTCTCTGATGGAATGCCTTTAGGAATCAGTGGTACCTTCAACTTCATGTTCGTGTTCCAAGCAGAACACAACATCTTAATGCACCCCTTCCACATGTTAGGTGTAGCAGGTGTATTCGGTGGTTCTTTATTCTCCGCCATGCACGGTTCTCTAGTAACCTCCTCTTTGGTTCGTGAAACCACTGAAACCGAATCTCAAAACTACGGTTACAAATTCGGTCAAGAAGAAGAAACTTACAACATCGTAGCTGCTCACGGTTACTTTGGAAGATTGATTTTCCAATATGCTTCTTTCAACAACAGCCGTTCCTTGCACTTCTTCTTAGGTGCATGGCCTGTGATCGGAATCTGGTTTACTGCAATGGGTATCTCGACCATGGCATTCAACCTCAATGGATTCAACTTCAACCAATCGATCATGGATTCTCAAGGACACGTAGTCAACACTTGGGCAGACATTCTCAACCGTGCCAACCTCGGTTTTGAAGTAATGCACGAACGTAATGCTCACAACTTCCCCTTAGACCTAGCTAGTGGCGATATTGCTCCTGTAGCGTTAACTGCTCCTGCTATCAATGGCTAA
- a CDS encoding NAD-dependent epimerase/dehydratase, translated as MKRIFITGASGCIGHYITERLIQETNHELFLLVRNPDKLKFDYQARSRIHILQGDLQEIEKYRDLLSNQINIAILIATAWGGAKESYDINVMKTLALLNMLNPEICKQVIYFSTASILDRNGQLLPEAEQYGTDYIRTKYQCFTKLSELEIAEKIISVFPTLVVGGNENKPVSHLSSGLPEVFRWIDLIRWLKADGSFHFIHAQDIATIVSYLVANPQVNLSQWQQKKGIKKLVLGNQPTTINEAIAEICHYLNKRIYGRIPLSIGLANLLIKVFKIQMDSWSKFSLEYRHFIYQNSVNPATFGLENYCSTIPDILKVSDIRAK; from the coding sequence ATGAAGCGAATTTTTATTACGGGTGCGAGTGGGTGTATCGGACACTATATTACAGAGAGGTTAATTCAAGAAACAAACCACGAATTATTTTTACTAGTTAGAAATCCTGATAAATTAAAATTTGATTATCAAGCTCGTTCGAGAATTCATATTCTTCAAGGCGATCTACAAGAGATTGAAAAGTATCGAGATTTATTATCTAATCAGATTAATATTGCTATTTTAATCGCTACTGCTTGGGGTGGAGCAAAAGAATCTTATGACATTAATGTCATGAAAACTCTTGCTTTATTAAACATGCTTAATCCCGAAATTTGCAAGCAAGTAATTTATTTTTCAACAGCTAGTATTTTAGACCGCAATGGTCAACTTTTACCTGAAGCGGAACAGTATGGTACAGATTATATTCGTACTAAATATCAATGTTTTACTAAATTATCCGAGTTAGAAATAGCAGAAAAAATTATTTCGGTATTTCCTACCTTAGTAGTGGGAGGAAATGAAAATAAACCTGTATCTCATCTTTCTTCCGGTTTGCCAGAAGTATTCCGTTGGATTGATTTAATTCGTTGGTTAAAAGCCGATGGCAGTTTTCATTTTATCCATGCCCAAGATATTGCAACTATAGTTAGTTATTTAGTAGCTAATCCTCAAGTAAACTTAAGTCAATGGCAACAAAAAAAAGGAATCAAAAAATTAGTTTTAGGTAATCAACCTACCACGATTAATGAAGCGATCGCAGAAATATGTCATTATTTAAATAAAAGAATTTATGGACGCATTCCTCTTTCCATTGGATTAGCTAATCTTTTAATTAAAGTTTTTAAGATTCAGATGGATTCTTGGAGTAAATTTTCTTTAGAATATCGTCATTTTATCTATCAAAATTCTGTCAATCCTGCTACTTTTGGTTTAGAAAATTACTGCTCAACAATTCCAGATATTCTTAAAGTTTCTGACATTAGAGCCAAGTAA
- a CDS encoding isopentenyl-diphosphate delta-isomerase, type 2 — MTTITNTQTRKADHLRICLEEDVQFERVTNGFDKYRFIHCCLPELDFTEIEIETSFLGKQLGAPLLISSMTGGTEAAKMINYRLAEVAQNYRLAMGVGSQRVAVENPDVVDTFAVRSLAPDALLLANLGAVQLNYTYGLEQCLRVVEILEADALILHLNPLQECIQPKGDTNFKGLLDKIHQLCDQISVPVIAKEVGNGISASMAGKLLEAGVVAIDVAGAGGTSWAKVESERAENNLQRRLGKTFADWGLPTADCLVEIRHNYPDIPLIASGGLRDGVEVAKAIALGADLAGLAFPFLQAASDSPTALDELVQLLIAEIKTVLFCTGNQNLTELMRSHSLDKIS, encoded by the coding sequence GTGACGACAATAACTAATACCCAGACACGCAAAGCAGATCATTTGCGAATTTGTTTGGAAGAAGATGTACAATTTGAGCGTGTGACGAACGGTTTTGACAAGTACCGTTTTATTCACTGTTGTTTGCCAGAATTAGATTTTACAGAAATCGAGATCGAAACAAGTTTTTTGGGTAAACAGTTGGGTGCGCCTCTGTTGATTTCTTCTATGACTGGCGGTACGGAAGCAGCCAAAATGATTAACTATCGTTTGGCAGAAGTAGCCCAAAATTATCGTTTAGCGATGGGGGTTGGTTCGCAACGAGTGGCAGTAGAAAACCCTGACGTGGTAGATACTTTTGCAGTGCGATCGCTTGCCCCTGATGCCTTACTCTTGGCGAATCTCGGTGCAGTACAGCTTAATTATACCTATGGTTTAGAGCAGTGTTTGCGTGTGGTAGAGATCCTTGAAGCTGATGCACTTATTCTTCATCTCAATCCTCTTCAAGAATGTATTCAACCGAAAGGCGACACTAATTTTAAAGGTTTACTCGATAAAATCCATCAGCTATGCGATCAAATTTCTGTTCCTGTCATTGCTAAGGAAGTAGGTAACGGAATTTCTGCATCGATGGCAGGAAAATTGCTCGAAGCGGGAGTAGTTGCGATCGATGTTGCTGGTGCAGGAGGTACTTCTTGGGCAAAAGTAGAAAGTGAAAGAGCAGAAAATAATTTACAGAGAAGATTGGGGAAAACCTTTGCTGATTGGGGTTTACCTACAGCAGATTGTTTAGTCGAGATTCGTCACAACTATCCCGATATTCCTTTGATTGCTTCGGGTGGTTTACGAGATGGGGTGGAAGTAGCCAAAGCGATCGCTCTTGGGGCAGATTTGGCAGGTTTGGCTTTTCCCTTTTTACAAGCAGCTTCTGATTCTCCTACCGCTTTGGATGAATTAGTGCAGTTATTGATTGCTGAAATTAAAACAGTTTTATTTTGTACAGGCAATCAAAATCTCACTGAGTTGATGCGATCGCATTCTCTGGACAAGATTAGTTAA
- a CDS encoding PAP fibrillin family protein → MVEVQNRLAIKQNLLEEIAQLKKKQKTLVDSPITNLEIQPEKVSVIETLTLALEKLNPFPRPLLYASSLLNGAWLLQYSTAREIRSLKRLPLGFQVGKIYQIIDVNNASFENKAWVQHSSSLLSGYVRVTATFEPAKQGDDPLPNQKINVDFKQRFLGVNQILGIKIKLFDPIKVVEARNPAGRIPSLNVTYIDETMRIGRGGDGSLFILTKA, encoded by the coding sequence ATGGTAGAAGTTCAGAATCGATTAGCCATTAAGCAAAACTTACTCGAAGAGATCGCACAACTTAAGAAAAAACAAAAAACTCTGGTCGATTCCCCCATTACAAATTTAGAAATTCAGCCCGAGAAAGTCTCTGTTATTGAAACACTGACACTGGCTTTGGAAAAGTTAAACCCTTTCCCACGTCCTCTCTTGTATGCTAGTAGTCTACTTAACGGTGCTTGGTTATTACAGTACTCAACTGCTAGAGAAATTCGTTCCCTAAAACGTTTGCCTTTAGGATTTCAAGTCGGAAAAATCTATCAAATCATTGATGTTAATAATGCGTCTTTTGAAAATAAAGCGTGGGTACAACATAGTTCAAGTTTACTATCAGGTTATGTGAGGGTGACAGCTACCTTTGAACCTGCCAAACAAGGAGACGATCCCCTTCCTAATCAAAAAATTAATGTGGATTTTAAACAGCGTTTTTTAGGAGTCAATCAAATTTTAGGTATTAAAATAAAATTGTTTGATCCGATTAAAGTTGTCGAAGCCAGAAATCCTGCTGGTAGAATTCCCAGTCTGAATGTTACTTATATTGATGAAACCATGAGAATTGGTCGAGGTGGCGATGGTAGTTTATTTATTTTGACCAAAGCTTGA